The Portunus trituberculatus isolate SZX2019 chromosome 49, ASM1759143v1, whole genome shotgun sequence genome contains a region encoding:
- the LOC123499160 gene encoding glutamic acid-rich protein-like isoform X1, whose product MSVREGTRRRRISILHMLGTWEEKIEGCNCPSCKECSGKGKSETTVTKSPSKSLKGPKSVVKKGSPKSKVKDTETSLEEKSVQNSLLKKAASKSETGDSVSESAVCEKSASADSDRVSDTTHQNSENSGEKETVLVSVESEDQVSKLHEKTVNSEELSFLRKESVMEGKLKQKGGGGASKTVKKTLKSSRKSATAEDIDDQSTSVKQKRVSDEMLIDSIVIKEEPEEYLSDLDSDDKPGRAKCVERGKAESRSRRARMVTSEMENIYAKPRMIFTGRGVVRKFEPGVDRTPKSKRGRKPGKALLPINIKQEPKESEVVKQEVEGTDLDELQKALSEAAENISDVGEELLDAFNEFGEATKKTKPKKKAAPFFKRVEGEGDKYVECNICFKVLKESSMKQHYKTHTGEKPHMCDICQSRFTRKGDVERHKRLVHKSQKPFKCQKCMKEFSDRKNLKAHLQNHDKAIYYGCSTCGFKFGKREYYENHIRYIHPLPDGAVPAYSTVDDDLATKQLKQLEMEELKERNPPKSSMNESRELELEELEEEDNEDDEDMDEEDKAIEITVTEMDEQKLFSPGELMIKKEDSMDGESMNTQEEDEDEEEEEEEEEEEEEEEEEEEEEEEEESNTVLPSPTPEGQRRKVPSNSPLMQFLKNNPSQSPAVRGGTNVRVSKGVLSLTQTIPDNDSQRDEDLVDKVIAAAVSQATDTIESLQAKSGGNMSGNDIEFGEEEETEEEERLEATDDLQEILGTQNYEMMPITNIQKTPAPQPAEIHITASVSGQQRKFIIQVPPGTNLNVQSPEGMEMIVNIVNQLCAGKGELDGPIEVVMNSPSNRLMLVNNKR is encoded by the coding sequence ATGTCAGTTCGTGAAGGAACTCGTCGAAGGAGGATCTCTATCCTTCACATGCTAGGGACATGGGAGGAGAAGATTGAAGGTTGTAATTGTCCTTCTTGTAAAGAGTGTAGTGGTAAAGGTAAATCTGAGACTACAGTTACAAAGAGTCCATCCAAGTCCCTAAAAGGTCCCAAGTCTGTAGTGAAGAAAGGTAGTCCCAAATCAAAAGTGAAAGACACTGAAACATCACTTGAAGAAAAAAGTGTGCAAAACTCCTTACTGAAGAAAGCTGCATCAAAGAGTGAAACAGGTGACTCAGTGAGTGAGAGTGCTGTTTGTGAGAAATCAGCTTCAGCAGACAGTGACAGGGTTTCAGATACAACACATCAGAATTCTGAAAATTCTGGTGAGAAGGAAACAGTGTTAGTCAGTGTTGAATCTGAAGACCAGGTCTCCaagttacatgaaaaaacagtGAACTCAGAAGAACTTTCTTTCCTCAGAAAAGAATCTGTGATGGAAGGTAAATTAAAGCagaaaggtggaggtggtgccAGCAAAACTgttaaaaaaacactgaaaagttCTCGGAAAAGTGCCACAGCAGAGGACATTGATGATCAGAGCACAAGTGTGAAACAGAAAAGAGTTTCAGATGAGATGCTGATAGACTCCATTGTGATCAAGGAGGAGCCTGAGGAGTACCTGTCAGACCTTGACTCTGATGACAAACCTGGACGGGCAAAGTGTGTGGAGAGGGGCAAGGCTGAGTCACGTTCTAGGAGAGCTAGAATGGTGACGTCAGAGATGGAGAACATTTATGCTAAGCCTCGCATGATCTTTACTGGAAGGGGAGTGGTGAGGAAGTTCGAACCAGGGGTTGACAGGACACCAAAgtcaaagagaggaagaaagcctggCAAGGCCTTGTTACCCATTAACATTAAACAAGAACCAAAGGAAAGTGAAGTGGTGAAGCAAGAGGTTGAGGGCACAGATCTGGATGAACTCCAGAAAGCTCTGTCAGAGGCAGCAGAAAATATCAGTGATGTTGGAGAGGAGCTCCTGGATGCCTTCAATGAATTTGGGGAAGCCACAAAGAAGACAAAGCCAAAGAAAAAAGCTGCACCTTTCTTTAAAAGAgttgagggtgagggagataaGTATGTGGAGTGTAATATCTGTTTTAAAGTCCTAAAGGAGTCCTCCATGAAGCAgcattacaaaacacacacggGAGAAAAGCCACACATGTGCGACATCTGCCAGTCCAGATTTACTCGTAAGGGTGATGTGGAGAGACACAAAAGGCTGGTGCATAAAAGCCAAAAGCCTTTCAAATGCCAGAAGTGTATGAAAGAGTTCTCTGATCGTAAGAACCTGAAAGCACATCTGCAGAACCATGACAAAGCTATCTACTATGGTTGTTCCACATGTGGGTTCAAGTTTGGCAAGAGGGAGTACTATGAGAACCACATCCGCTACATCCACCCTCTGCCTGATGGAGCCGTGCCAGCGTATTCTACCGTGGATGATGATCTTGCCACTAAACAGTTGAAGCAGCTAGAGATggaagaactgaaggaaaggaatccTCCAAAGAGCAGCATGAATGAAAGCAGGGAGTTAGAGTTGGAAGagctagaagaagaagataatgaagatgatgaagacatGGATGAGGAAGATAAAGCCATTGAAATCACAGTCACTGAAATGGATGAGCAAAAATTATTTTCTCCCGGTGAGCTTATGATCAAGAAAGAAGACAGCATGGATGGAGAAAGCATGAATAcccaggaagaggatgaggatgaagaggaggaagaggaggaggaggaggaggaggaagaagaagaagaagaagaagaagaagaagaagaagaagaaagtaacactgtccttccttctccaacACCAGAAGGACAGAGGAGAAAGGTGCCTTCCAACTCTCCTCTTATGCAGTTCCTTAAAAACAATCCATCACAGTCTCCGGCAGTGCGGGGCGGCACCAATGTCAGGGTATCCAAGGGAGTGCTCAGCCTCACCCAGACCATTCCTGACAATGACTCTCAGAGGGATGAAGACTTGGTGGACAAggtgatagcagcagcagtgagtcAGGCCACTGACACTATTGAAAGCCTCCAGGCAAAGTCAGGTGGCAACATGTCAGGCAATGACATTGAAtttggtgaagaggaagagactgaggaggaagaaagactggAAGCCACAGATGATTTACAGGAGATCCTGGGCACTCAAAACTATGAAATGATGCCCATAACTAACATTCAGAAGACACCTGCCCCACAACCAGCAGAGATTCACATCACTGCCTCGGTTAGCGGACAGCAGAGAAAGTTCATCATCCAGGTGCCGCCAGGAACCAACCTGAATGTGCAGAGTCCTGAAGGGATGGAGATGATAGTGAACATTGTGAATCAGCTTTGTGCTGGGAAGGGGGAGCTGGATGGACCCATTGAGGTGGTGATGAACAGCCCCAGCAACCGCCTCATGCTGGTCAACAATAAGAGATAG